From Streptomyces asiaticus, one genomic window encodes:
- the cpaB gene encoding Flp pilus assembly protein CpaB — MNSRQRRGVILLLLSVLCAVGAFAGVLSVVNDVESKVGPETTAYKLTSDVKPYKALEAGEFEKVSMPKRYVPSTAVTDLDELRGKIAVTQLTKGSLLQRDMIVNRPALKPGQQEIAIMVDAATGVAGKITPGARVNIFATFEGDTQGEKPVSKLIVAGAEVLDLGKITALEPDQDDKRRINEAVPITFALDTRNAQRVAYAESFASHVRLALVAPGGGPSIDPDDRTYTLDGDK; from the coding sequence ATGAATTCACGCCAGCGCCGCGGAGTCATCCTGCTGCTCCTGTCGGTCCTGTGCGCCGTCGGCGCCTTCGCCGGAGTCCTCTCCGTCGTCAACGACGTGGAGTCGAAGGTCGGCCCCGAGACCACGGCCTACAAGCTCACCTCGGACGTCAAGCCGTACAAGGCGCTGGAGGCCGGGGAGTTCGAGAAGGTCTCGATGCCCAAGCGCTATGTGCCCTCCACCGCCGTCACCGATCTCGACGAGCTACGCGGGAAGATCGCCGTGACCCAGCTGACCAAGGGGTCGCTGCTCCAGCGCGACATGATCGTGAACCGGCCCGCCCTGAAGCCCGGGCAGCAGGAGATCGCGATCATGGTCGACGCGGCGACCGGCGTCGCGGGCAAGATCACCCCGGGGGCGCGGGTCAACATCTTCGCCACCTTCGAGGGCGACACCCAGGGCGAGAAGCCGGTCTCCAAGCTGATCGTCGCGGGCGCCGAGGTGCTCGACCTCGGCAAGATCACCGCCCTGGAGCCCGACCAGGACGACAAGCGGCGGATCAACGAGGCCGTGCCGATCACCTTCGCGCTCGACACCAGGAACGCCCAGCGCGTCGCGTACGCCGAGTCGTTCGCCTCGCATGTGCGGCTCGCGTTGGTCGCGCCCGGCGGGGGCCCCTCCATAGACCCCGACGACCGCACCTACACCCTCGACGGCGAC